In the genome of Gemmatimonadales bacterium, the window GTGGTGCTGCTCAACTTCTGGGTCTTCACCTGCTACAACTGCACCAACACCGTCCCCTCCCTGGTGGACTTCGATCGGCGGTACCGCGATCGAGGCCTGACCATCATCGGCATCCATACGCCGGAGTTTCCGCCCTACGCCGGTGAGCACGACAAGGGCAACGTGGAGCGCGCGCTCCGTCAGTATCACATCGACTACCCCGTCGCCCAGGACAACGACACTAGAACCTGGGACCTCTACGGCATCCGCTACTGGCCCAGCTTCG includes:
- a CDS encoding redoxin domain-containing protein, whose translation is VVLLNFWVFTCYNCTNTVPSLVDFDRRYRDRGLTIIGIHTPEFPPYAGEHDKGNVERALRQYHIDYPVAQDNDTRTWDLYGIRYWPSFVLVDKKGTIRYEGYGEFHLNDGSYQTWDARIRELLAE